From Etheostoma cragini isolate CJK2018 chromosome 10, CSU_Ecrag_1.0, whole genome shotgun sequence, the proteins below share one genomic window:
- the foxi3b gene encoding forkhead box protein I3b — protein MSSFEAQGQSPPRCGPQFPSLGQEPPELSMYSECYYPPPSLPSPQRTAPTSYDLSDYTTSSPNPYLWFNGSGINTSPYLSTSGPPGNPGPPFVPQHYGMQRPYLGPAGPGGPGGELSWFSLPSQEDLMKLVRPPYSYSALIAMAIHGAPDRRLTLSQIYQYVADNFPFYNKSKAGWQNSIRHNLSLNDCFKKVPRDEDDPGKGNYWTLDPNCEKMFDNGNFRRKRKRKSDFLAVGDGSSGAPESGDSDRGSPKNSTALNISPTADRIPSPSSSGPTPCLSSFLSEMSGVSAANEVGADGLSRPLHLSLDGPHRPTQPGSFGSYSPNSGGPEWVPQVAAPPVLSSSPTHSSLGYTSPILSQYNGSSGHFYPTLSSTGIIYHREGTEV, from the exons ATGTCTTCATTTGAGGCTCAGGGCCAGTCTCCTCCTCGGTGTGGCCCACAGTTTCCCAGCCTCGGCCAGGAGCCCCCTGAACTCAGCATGTACAGCGAATGTTACTACCCTCCTCCTTCACTGCCGAGTCCTCAGCGCACCGCTCCGACGTCCTACGACCTGAGCGACTACACCACCTCCTCCCCAAACCCTTACCTCTGGTTCAACGGCTCCGGCATCAACACATCGCCGTACCTGTCTACTTCCGGGCCACCTGGTAACCCCGGTCCTCCCTTTGTCCCTCAGCACTATGGCATGCAGAGGCCTTACCTGGGTCCCGCGGGACCTGGAGGTCCCGGAGGGGAGTTGAGCTGGTTCTCTCTCCCTTCACAGGAAGACCTGATGAAGCTTGTCAGGCCACCTTACTCCTACTCCGCTCTCATCGCCATGGCTATCCATGGAGCACCCGACAGGAGACTGACATTAAGTCAGATTTACCAGTACGTGGCTGACAACTTTCCTTTCTACAACAAGAGTAAAGCAGGCTGGCAGAATTCCATCAGACACAACCTGTCACTCAACGACTGCTTCAAAAAAGTACCAAGAGATGAGGATGATCCAG GCAAGGGCAACTACTGGACACTTGACCCAAACTGTGAGAAGATGTTTGACAATGGAAACTTCCGACGCAAAAGGAAGAGGAAGTCCGATTTCCTGGCCGTTGGTGATGGCAGCTCAGGGGCTCCAGAGTCAGGGGACAGTGATAGGGGCAGCCCCAAAAACTCAACAGCCCTTAACATCTCTCCCACAGCAGACAGGATCCCCTCCCCTTCCTCATCCGGTCCAACACCTTGCCTTAGCAGCTTCTTATCCGAGATGTCTGGAGTGTCTGCAGCTAATGAGGTGGGAGCTGATGGGTTAAGCAGGCCCCTGCACCTTTCTTTAGATGGGCCTCATAGACCCACGCAACCTGGAAGCTTTGGTAGCTACTCCCCCAACTCAGGTGGCCCAGAGTGGGTGCCACAAGTGGCAGCTCCTCCGGTTCTCTCCTCTTCACCCACCCACTCTTCCCTAGGTTACACGAGCCCCATTCTCAGCCAGTACAATGGGTCCAGTGGGCATTTCTATCCTACACTGAGCTCGACAGGAATCATCTATCATCGTGAGGGTACAGAGGTTTAA